In Reichenbachiella agarivorans, one genomic interval encodes:
- a CDS encoding IS3 family transposase produces MQYAAYAFSDHLKRQGVKQSMSRKGNCWDNAVAEGFFKILKSEMVRHVNYHSILQAKTQIFEFIEVWYNRKRKHAYLGYKTPDEFGKDNYSKCA; encoded by the coding sequence GTGCAATATGCTGCGTATGCTTTTTCTGATCATCTCAAGCGACAAGGAGTCAAGCAGAGCATGAGCAGAAAAGGGAACTGTTGGGACAATGCTGTTGCTGAAGGCTTTTTCAAAATACTCAAGTCTGAAATGGTTAGGCATGTCAATTACCACAGCATACTTCAAGCTAAAACTCAAATATTTGAATTCATTGAAGTTTGGTACAATAGAAAAAGGAAACATGCCTATCTAGGCTATAAAACACCCGATGAATTTGGGAAAGATAATTATTCAAAATGCGCTTAA
- a CDS encoding TraR/DksA family transcriptional regulator, translating into MSNGEKTRYSASELQEFEELINGKLEKAWNELNYIKQSLTKSKDSGTDSTFGNVKTLEDGADTAEKESLNQLAARQQKFITNLENALIRIKNGTYGICKESGKLISKERLRAVPHTTLSIDSKLKQNS; encoded by the coding sequence ATGAGCAACGGAGAGAAAACCAGGTATTCGGCTAGCGAATTGCAAGAATTTGAAGAGCTGATCAATGGAAAATTAGAGAAGGCTTGGAACGAGTTGAATTACATCAAACAATCCTTGACCAAAAGCAAAGACTCAGGAACAGACAGTACGTTTGGCAATGTGAAAACACTAGAAGATGGTGCCGATACAGCCGAAAAAGAAAGCTTGAACCAATTGGCAGCTAGACAGCAAAAGTTTATCACCAATTTGGAAAATGCCTTGATTAGAATCAAAAATGGTACATATGGTATCTGCAAAGAAAGTGGCAAACTGATCAGCAAAGAAAGACTCAGAGCTGTGCCGCACACTACATTATCTATTGATTCTAAGCTGAAGCAAAACAGCTAA
- a CDS encoding pseudouridine synthase, whose protein sequence is MERKQRLQKTTTPKKLSIDFPVRINKYISNAGICSRRDADKLIQEGKIQINGKVATELGQKVEQNDEVRYNGKVISPQNYVYVLLNKPKDFISTMEDPEDRKTVMDIVKGACDERIYPVGRLDRNTTGLLLLTNDGQLSQKLTHPSYKIKKIYHVELDKPLTANHLEDIAAGFSLDDGPVTVSEIAILDETKKNIGIQIHIGRNRIVRRIFENFGYEVVKLDRTMYGSLTKKDLPRGKWRFLTDKELNLLKNMS, encoded by the coding sequence ATGGAAAGAAAACAGCGACTTCAAAAAACTACTACTCCCAAAAAGCTTTCGATTGATTTTCCCGTAAGGATCAACAAATACATCTCCAATGCAGGTATTTGCTCACGCCGTGATGCAGACAAGCTTATTCAGGAGGGAAAGATTCAGATCAACGGCAAAGTAGCAACCGAACTAGGTCAGAAAGTCGAACAAAACGATGAAGTCAGATACAATGGCAAGGTCATCAGTCCTCAGAACTACGTCTATGTATTGCTCAACAAACCAAAGGATTTCATTAGTACGATGGAAGATCCTGAGGATAGAAAAACCGTCATGGACATTGTGAAAGGTGCTTGTGATGAGAGAATTTACCCTGTTGGCAGATTGGATAGAAATACCACAGGTTTGCTGCTATTGACCAATGATGGCCAGCTGTCTCAAAAACTGACTCATCCATCCTATAAAATCAAGAAAATCTACCACGTTGAGTTAGACAAACCACTGACTGCTAATCACTTAGAAGATATTGCTGCAGGATTCAGTTTGGATGATGGTCCTGTCACGGTAAGCGAAATAGCCATCCTAGATGAGACCAAAAAGAATATAGGCATTCAAATCCACATCGGTAGAAACAGAATCGTAAGACGCATCTTCGAAAACTTTGGCTATGAGGTCGTCAAACTAGACCGCACCATGTATGGCTCCTTGACCAAAAAAGATTTGCCAAGAGGCAAATGGAGATTTTTGACGGACAAGGAACTCAACTTGCTCAAAAACATGAGTTGA
- the scpB gene encoding SMC-Scp complex subunit ScpB, with product MDFLSNHIEALIFCAPKPIAERELQECLSEMFEAEIPLKDIEEAIASLQQKYASEQYSFEPVNSGGGYQFLTKPAYQVSIGILLKQQSKKRLSNSALETLAIIAYKQPVTKGELEQIRGVNCDYSVQKLLEKELIEIKGKSEAVGRPIIYGTSQNFTDYFGINSISELPTLKDFEQRDNEIGDTQE from the coding sequence TTGGACTTTTTGTCAAACCATATTGAGGCGCTGATATTTTGTGCACCAAAGCCTATCGCAGAAAGAGAACTACAGGAGTGTCTTTCTGAGATGTTTGAGGCAGAAATACCCCTCAAGGATATAGAAGAGGCTATCGCCTCCTTGCAGCAAAAGTATGCCTCAGAGCAATACTCCTTTGAGCCTGTAAATAGCGGAGGAGGTTACCAATTCTTGACCAAACCAGCTTACCAAGTCAGCATAGGGATACTACTCAAGCAACAATCCAAAAAGCGTCTGTCCAATTCTGCCCTTGAGACACTTGCCATCATCGCTTACAAACAACCTGTCACCAAAGGCGAACTCGAACAAATCCGTGGAGTCAACTGTGACTACTCTGTGCAAAAACTCTTGGAGAAGGAGTTGATAGAAATCAAAGGAAAATCTGAGGCCGTCGGTCGCCCTATCATCTATGGCACGAGTCAAAACTTCACAGACTACTTCGGTATCAACAGCATCAGCGAACTCCCAACCCTCAAAGATTTCGAACAACGAGACAACGAAATCGGAGATACGCAGGAATAG
- a CDS encoding phosphatidylserine decarboxylase family protein: MTIHKEGRKLLFVLLAVLFAINYMVSYFLPGLAIVQQLVLIASLVIYLLILQFFRSPSISIEIDDKVVLAPAEGKVVVIENTMEDEYFHAERKQISIFMSPLNVHVCRTPVGGLVKYFKYHAGKYLVAWHPKSSTENERTTMVVQNPAGVEVLVRQIAGAVARRIKWYHKENDQLTQGQEYGFIKFGSRLDVFLPLDAEIKVELEQKTKGGKTILAVLK, translated from the coding sequence ATGACTATACACAAAGAAGGAAGAAAATTACTATTTGTACTTCTCGCAGTACTATTTGCCATCAATTATATGGTGAGCTATTTTTTGCCAGGACTCGCAATCGTCCAACAACTGGTACTCATTGCCAGTTTGGTTATTTACTTATTGATACTTCAGTTTTTTAGGAGTCCAAGCATCTCAATCGAGATCGATGACAAGGTCGTCTTGGCACCTGCCGAAGGCAAAGTAGTCGTGATCGAGAATACAATGGAAGATGAATACTTCCATGCTGAGCGCAAGCAGATTTCGATATTTATGTCGCCACTCAATGTCCACGTGTGCAGAACCCCAGTCGGCGGATTGGTCAAGTATTTTAAATACCATGCAGGTAAATATTTGGTCGCATGGCATCCTAAGTCCAGCACAGAAAACGAACGAACCACGATGGTCGTCCAAAACCCTGCTGGGGTGGAAGTCCTCGTGCGTCAGATTGCTGGTGCAGTAGCCCGTCGTATCAAGTGGTACCACAAAGAAAATGATCAATTGACTCAAGGACAGGAATACGGTTTCATCAAGTTTGGCTCAAGATTAGATGTCTTCTTGCCATTGGACGCAGAGATCAAGGTGGAGCTAGAGCAGAAAACCAAGGGTGGTAAAACGATTCTTGCCGTCTTGAAATAA